A DNA window from Pseudomonas sp. GD03919 contains the following coding sequences:
- a CDS encoding AAA family ATPase, producing MPLLDEIIGWAGGLRPWQQEALRRIFARAELTQDDIETILRMVREQEREDATTGGARPFTLDDVPGAGSGATVRLVGVSGLDQVNGFPSGRAFDLAPEGMTIFFGHNGAGKSGYARVFKNACNARHRVEVLPDAFGAATPARPPSADFAILVDGTPETARWVQNGPAHLHLSSVSVYDAACANDYIDAEGTPAFQPYGLTHLTRLVLLQRDLQARIGTERNALALDTRQFEPLKGDTEVGRYIAKLGGDSDRAVLARLGTVGDDELRRLEFLKRTLLESDPVPQALALERLATRLDQAQRRAEEVQRWVNDRAIARAKELITTEKTAHLAMQLAQARLQDRDTLNAMELPVTSSPTATLLEGTGAELWQTMYRAAEAFSQQTAYPEHPFPHLEPDAYCVLCQQPYSTDASERMRRFAAFVADSATADAQAATLARMNALGKVQAVDLNVLDVPTRADVEERLPDLHAAITAAASVWTARHTWVSQALQTGNWSPESEPLPIEANLDSLFAAKAASLRVDANTLRTSADPAVRLALTQELAELEARQRLANQLGAVERFVQDSQVHATLSRCHAALNPAAVSRKLTSLAATHVTEALAASMNAELKALGYKRRVQPDLSGRTELGVTKVTLRLQEITAKASKVLSEGEQRALGMAMFLAELESLPHTSTVIFDDPSTSLDHVYRRAIARRLVALAETRQVLVFTHDAVFLTELAMALQRADRSASYKTIGWDESPGLVSEGLTWTTMDTKARLADLESRAKALNVPVGSDPDDELERQIASGYSSLRGTVERAIREVFLNNTVQPFSDVVSVEAFGAVIGHPAEEWEQLLAVYARACEATEAHDTPGERQLPLPAREELLGDIAQVLELIKNATKRRTAYENLRRERTAQRKKLFGG from the coding sequence ATGCCATTGTTGGACGAGATTATTGGGTGGGCCGGCGGACTCAGACCCTGGCAGCAGGAAGCACTGCGCCGGATATTTGCCCGGGCCGAACTAACCCAAGATGACATCGAGACCATTCTGCGAATGGTTCGCGAGCAAGAACGGGAAGACGCAACCACGGGGGGAGCACGGCCATTCACGCTGGACGACGTACCAGGCGCCGGAAGTGGCGCAACCGTGCGGTTGGTGGGTGTCTCGGGGCTAGACCAGGTAAACGGCTTCCCGTCCGGTCGTGCCTTTGACCTCGCACCGGAGGGCATGACCATTTTCTTTGGTCATAACGGCGCCGGCAAATCCGGCTACGCCCGCGTCTTCAAGAATGCCTGCAACGCTCGGCATCGGGTGGAGGTCCTGCCCGACGCTTTTGGGGCGGCAACCCCAGCTAGACCGCCATCAGCAGATTTCGCCATTTTGGTGGATGGCACTCCGGAAACCGCACGTTGGGTCCAGAACGGGCCGGCCCATTTGCATTTGAGTTCGGTCTCGGTCTACGACGCGGCCTGTGCCAATGACTACATCGACGCGGAAGGGACCCCTGCATTTCAGCCCTACGGACTCACTCATCTGACGCGCCTGGTCCTACTTCAGCGTGATTTACAGGCACGGATTGGGACCGAACGCAATGCCTTGGCTCTGGATACCCGGCAATTCGAACCGCTGAAGGGTGACACCGAAGTCGGCCGCTACATCGCCAAATTAGGTGGGGACTCGGACCGCGCCGTGCTTGCTCGATTAGGGACGGTCGGTGACGATGAACTCCGGCGACTGGAGTTTCTGAAGCGGACATTACTGGAAAGCGATCCTGTGCCGCAGGCGCTGGCCTTGGAACGTTTGGCGACACGCTTGGACCAGGCGCAGCGTCGAGCCGAGGAAGTCCAGCGCTGGGTGAATGATCGTGCCATAGCACGGGCAAAGGAACTGATTACAACGGAAAAAACCGCGCATCTCGCCATGCAACTGGCGCAAGCGCGTCTTCAGGATCGAGACACACTGAACGCCATGGAGTTGCCGGTAACGTCCTCACCCACCGCCACGCTGCTGGAAGGCACAGGAGCTGAACTCTGGCAAACGATGTACCGAGCCGCTGAGGCTTTCTCTCAGCAGACGGCATACCCTGAACATCCCTTCCCGCACCTGGAACCGGACGCTTACTGCGTACTCTGCCAGCAACCTTATTCAACGGATGCCTCGGAGCGCATGCGGCGTTTCGCGGCATTTGTCGCCGACAGCGCCACGGCGGATGCGCAAGCCGCCACGCTTGCGCGCATGAACGCTCTAGGGAAGGTGCAGGCTGTCGATCTAAACGTTCTGGATGTGCCAACACGGGCTGACGTGGAGGAGCGACTGCCCGACCTACACGCTGCCATCACCGCAGCGGCATCGGTCTGGACCGCCCGGCATACTTGGGTTAGCCAAGCCCTGCAAACTGGAAACTGGTCCCCCGAGTCAGAACCGCTTCCTATCGAAGCAAACCTCGATAGTCTCTTCGCCGCCAAAGCTGCTTCGCTCCGAGTCGACGCCAATACCCTGCGGACCTCTGCCGATCCCGCTGTACGCTTGGCGCTGACCCAAGAACTGGCAGAGCTAGAAGCCCGACAACGCCTCGCCAACCAGCTTGGCGCGGTGGAGCGCTTTGTTCAGGACAGTCAGGTCCATGCCACATTGAGCCGCTGCCATGCCGCCCTCAACCCAGCGGCAGTGTCACGCAAACTGACGTCCCTGGCGGCGACGCATGTGACCGAGGCTCTGGCCGCTTCCATGAATGCTGAGTTGAAAGCCCTGGGCTATAAGCGACGGGTGCAACCCGACCTGAGCGGGCGCACAGAGCTGGGGGTGACCAAGGTCACGCTGCGCCTGCAGGAAATCACGGCGAAAGCCTCCAAGGTGCTGTCAGAGGGCGAGCAGCGCGCGTTGGGGATGGCTATGTTCCTCGCCGAGCTCGAATCCCTGCCACATACTTCGACCGTTATTTTCGACGATCCGTCTACGTCGCTGGATCACGTATATCGTCGGGCCATAGCTCGGCGTTTGGTAGCGCTGGCTGAGACCCGCCAAGTGCTGGTGTTCACCCATGATGCGGTGTTCCTGACCGAGCTCGCGATGGCGCTTCAGCGCGCTGATCGCTCGGCCAGCTACAAGACCATCGGTTGGGACGAGTCGCCGGGACTAGTGAGCGAGGGGCTGACGTGGACGACGATGGACACCAAGGCCCGCCTGGCCGATCTCGAAAGTCGTGCGAAAGCGCTGAACGTTCCGGTCGGCAGCGACCCGGATGATGAGCTTGAGCGGCAAATCGCATCGGGATACTCAAGCCTCCGAGGCACTGTCGAGCGCGCCATACGCGAGGTTTTTTTGAACAATACCGTCCAGCCGTTCAGCGATGTGGTGAGCGTAGAAGCATTTGGTGCTGTCATTGGCCACCCCGCAGAGGAGTGGGAGCAGTTGCTGGCAGTGTATGCGCGGGCCTGCGAAGCTACCGAGGCCCACGACACCCCAGGCGAGCGCCAACTACCGCTTCCCGCGCGTGAGGAGTTGCTCGGCGATATCGCCCAGGTCCTGGAATTAATCAAAAACGCGACTAAACGCCGAACTGCCTACGAGAATCTACGCCGGGAGCGGACCGCGCAACGCAAGAAGCTCTTCGGCGGCTAG
- a CDS encoding DUF1254 domain-containing protein encodes MKLKLLATVLVGVALTAGYQYLAVPDLQKKDPDAGLSRDELRSRDERAQENWAYSLGLQAYIWGLPLTITDRERLLRLNERKLRFVTERQICPCAPINQIGHMTKLATSDDELPYTPNNDTVYSGVMLELKDDPVILSLPEVHDRYWSVQVVDAYLENLPYIGTRATLGKGGHYLFTGPDWQGEVPPGVELRRLPTNSGALALRYGVSKEDPQDLPRVLELQKQVHTTSLSNWSRPDGFGKVVAVKMNRKEYSGDLAVFERMVDLLNENPPRPGQQAAVAMFQSIGIELGKPFDASKLHPATVAGLKRALQDSQDLMTWKVKYRGTPYPTRWNNLHEGTYGFHFINRAEGALEGLMVHDREEGVYFSTYEDGTGQLLDGQSRYVLHFERDALPQLQNKGFWSITLYGTNFQLVDNAIDRYSIGDRTPGLKYNPDGSLTLYIQHQPPAGQESNWLPTPQTGLFRLNYRIYLPNEQTRNPQTLQQFIPAIQPQDQS; translated from the coding sequence ATGAAACTCAAACTCTTGGCGACGGTTCTAGTGGGCGTCGCTCTGACCGCCGGGTATCAGTACCTTGCCGTCCCCGACCTGCAGAAGAAAGATCCGGATGCAGGCCTCAGTCGCGACGAGCTTCGCAGCCGCGATGAGCGTGCGCAAGAAAACTGGGCCTACTCACTGGGCTTGCAGGCATATATCTGGGGGTTGCCGCTGACCATCACCGACCGCGAGCGCCTGCTGCGGCTTAACGAACGCAAACTGCGGTTCGTCACGGAACGCCAGATCTGTCCCTGCGCGCCCATCAACCAGATTGGCCACATGACCAAACTCGCCACCTCGGATGATGAACTGCCCTACACCCCGAACAATGACACCGTCTACAGCGGCGTCATGCTGGAGCTCAAGGATGATCCGGTGATCCTCAGCCTGCCGGAAGTCCACGACCGCTACTGGAGCGTGCAGGTCGTCGATGCCTATCTTGAAAATCTGCCCTATATCGGCACCCGTGCGACCCTGGGCAAGGGCGGCCACTATCTGTTCACCGGCCCGGATTGGCAGGGCGAGGTACCGCCCGGCGTCGAACTGCGTCGCTTGCCGACCAACTCCGGCGCCCTCGCCCTGCGCTACGGGGTGAGCAAGGAAGACCCTCAGGATCTGCCGCGCGTGCTGGAGCTGCAGAAACAGGTGCATACCACGTCGCTGAGCAACTGGAGCAGACCCGATGGCTTCGGCAAGGTGGTCGCGGTGAAGATGAACCGCAAGGAATACAGTGGCGACCTAGCCGTCTTCGAACGCATGGTCGACCTGCTTAATGAGAACCCTCCACGCCCTGGGCAACAGGCCGCCGTAGCTATGTTCCAGAGCATCGGCATCGAGCTCGGCAAGCCCTTCGATGCCAGCAAGCTGCACCCTGCCACGGTGGCTGGCCTTAAACGCGCCCTGCAGGACAGCCAGGACCTGATGACCTGGAAGGTGAAGTACCGCGGTACGCCCTATCCGACTCGCTGGAACAACCTGCACGAGGGCACCTACGGCTTCCACTTCATCAACCGGGCAGAAGGCGCGCTCGAAGGGCTGATGGTGCATGATCGCGAGGAAGGGGTGTATTTCAGCACCTACGAGGACGGCACCGGCCAGTTGCTCGACGGCCAGAGCCGCTATGTCCTGCACTTCGAGCGCGACGCACTGCCTCAACTGCAGAACAAGGGCTTCTGGTCCATCACCCTGTACGGCACGAATTTCCAGTTGGTGGACAATGCCATCGACCGCTACTCGATCGGCGACCGCACCCCGGGCCTGAAATACAACCCGGATGGTTCCCTGACCCTCTACATCCAGCACCAGCCGCCGGCAGGGCAGGAGAGCAACTGGCTACCGACTCCACAAACGGGTCTATTCCGCTTGAACTACCGCATCTATCTGCCCAATGAGCAAACACGCAATCCGCAAACACTGCAGCAATTTATTCCCGCCATTCAGCCTCAGGACCAGAGCTGA
- a CDS encoding AraC family transcriptional regulator → MRILEDCFCCCERKRLFRMAGGLRYEEASYLSWRALPLFWHFQTGIQMSSAPHELVHTTIATWTLAIQRALQGYGIEAEPLMLEAGIDPASVLDPEFRVAVVNMWKLWRLSVERTGNDAFGLQVAANLYPTHLNAMVFALQASATLREALQRLQRYVQVVTTIAEIEVNEGPQGVALILGSDSSTSAQRPYFPIDAFMGVLFRTFRELLGACAADGLLEVHLRRPVPQQRDAFEQFFGVPLHFGAEANVLLMASGMLDRELPAANAMIAGMNEQLLRDYLGRMRHEQVSLQVRKEIIALLSTDQFGLEQIAERLNMSGRNLHRKLAEEGTSFKELQDEIRHDLALRYLGMPGMSLNEIAFSLGFIDQSSFNRAFKRWTGGSPGQYRRERKAR, encoded by the coding sequence ATGAGAATCCTCGAGGATTGTTTTTGTTGTTGTGAGCGCAAACGGTTGTTCCGCATGGCTGGAGGCTTAAGATATGAAGAAGCGTCTTATCTTTCTTGGCGTGCATTGCCGCTTTTTTGGCATTTTCAGACAGGAATACAGATGAGCAGCGCCCCCCACGAACTGGTCCACACCACCATCGCTACATGGACTCTGGCTATTCAGCGTGCCCTGCAGGGCTATGGCATAGAGGCTGAGCCTCTAATGTTGGAGGCGGGCATCGATCCGGCGTCGGTACTCGATCCGGAGTTTCGGGTCGCGGTGGTCAATATGTGGAAACTCTGGCGGCTCAGCGTGGAGCGGACTGGCAACGATGCCTTCGGACTGCAGGTGGCGGCCAACCTCTACCCCACACACCTCAATGCCATGGTCTTTGCCCTGCAGGCCAGCGCCACTTTGCGCGAAGCTCTGCAGCGTCTTCAGCGTTACGTCCAGGTGGTGACGACCATCGCCGAGATCGAGGTGAACGAGGGGCCGCAGGGAGTCGCGCTGATCCTCGGGTCCGACAGTTCCACCTCTGCGCAACGGCCTTATTTTCCGATCGATGCCTTCATGGGGGTGTTGTTCCGCACCTTCCGCGAGTTGCTCGGCGCCTGTGCGGCGGATGGCCTGCTGGAGGTGCATCTGCGCCGCCCGGTTCCGCAGCAGCGGGATGCGTTCGAGCAGTTCTTCGGGGTGCCCCTGCACTTCGGCGCGGAGGCGAATGTACTGCTGATGGCCTCCGGCATGCTGGACCGTGAGCTGCCGGCGGCCAACGCCATGATTGCTGGCATGAATGAGCAGCTGCTACGCGATTACCTGGGGCGCATGCGCCATGAGCAGGTCAGCCTGCAGGTGCGCAAGGAAATCATTGCCCTGCTGAGCACCGACCAGTTCGGGCTTGAGCAGATTGCCGAGCGCCTGAACATGAGTGGACGCAATTTGCACCGCAAGCTGGCCGAGGAAGGCACCTCGTTCAAGGAGCTGCAGGACGAGATCCGCCATGACTTGGCGCTGCGCTATCTGGGCATGCCCGGCATGAGTCTGAATGAGATCGCATTCAGCCTTGGTTTCATTGATCAGAGCAGCTTTAACCGGGCCTTCAAACGCTGGACAGGTGGCAGTCCTGGGCAGTACCGGCGTGAACGGAAGGCGCGCTAG
- a CDS encoding DUF1302 domain-containing protein: MHKFRRGRGAILYPLLALNGALCQAATFELDNGISGRWDTSLSAGLSISTSNPDKPLLPIAYGGSAAGINGNDGRQNFKAGDTFSRRVKAISELALSRDNLGLQISGKFWYDDLLKNGDARFKDFDDSGFDSLATFSGAELMDAYVWGEFQLNDRALDIRLGQQVLSWGESTFIQGGINVINPIDANALTSPGVEIKEALIPVNLFNLSLGLSDNLSASAFYQLEWRATVQPGCGTFFAQSDASQPGCGPLHAVAALTEAQQDNLQLVYPRLPAGANMRIPRLSDDKPSDSGQWGLRLDYFAEALNSTEFAFYVMNYHSRLPYTNAATADYSKRPGSGFFLPGVTNNPAYGGSIANPLAQAPLYQMAFPEDIRLYGLSFNTSGPWGISLAGEISHRPNQPIAINGQDFLYASGFLDTESPIVDELFGLDIVTPGTGPILAKAAGLYGKQVQGYQRKPVSQLQLTAMQTFSDIWGAENLLLMAEVGAVHVADLEPVQTIAYGRDAVYGSGVEGTAIACKNPALNKDYCRLDGYTTPWSWGYAARANLTYSNLLPGTVVTPSLAWRHDVKGYAPSPAPQFIEGRQAVTLAVNFDYQNRYNAALSYTDFFGGDFNPQTDRDFISFTLGAKF; the protein is encoded by the coding sequence ATGCACAAATTTCGCAGAGGCCGCGGTGCAATCCTGTACCCGCTGCTAGCCCTCAATGGTGCGCTCTGCCAGGCCGCTACCTTCGAGCTGGACAACGGCATCAGCGGCCGTTGGGACACCAGCCTGTCAGCCGGCCTCAGCATCAGCACCAGCAATCCGGACAAGCCGCTACTGCCCATTGCCTACGGCGGGTCTGCAGCCGGCATCAACGGCAACGATGGGCGCCAGAACTTCAAGGCTGGCGACACCTTCTCCCGACGGGTCAAAGCCATCTCCGAGCTGGCTCTGAGCCGAGACAACCTCGGCCTGCAGATCAGTGGCAAGTTCTGGTATGACGACCTGCTGAAAAACGGGGACGCCCGCTTCAAAGACTTCGACGATTCGGGTTTTGATTCACTGGCCACGTTTTCCGGGGCCGAGTTGATGGATGCCTACGTCTGGGGTGAGTTCCAGCTGAATGACCGAGCGCTGGATATCCGCCTTGGTCAGCAGGTCCTGAGCTGGGGGGAAAGCACCTTCATCCAGGGCGGTATCAATGTGATCAATCCCATCGACGCAAATGCCCTCACCAGCCCAGGGGTCGAGATCAAGGAAGCCTTGATTCCAGTCAACCTGTTCAATCTGTCGTTGGGACTCAGCGACAACCTCTCGGCCAGCGCCTTCTATCAGCTGGAATGGCGTGCCACGGTACAACCGGGCTGCGGCACCTTCTTCGCTCAGTCGGATGCCAGCCAACCGGGCTGCGGCCCGCTGCACGCAGTGGCCGCGCTCACCGAAGCGCAGCAGGACAACCTGCAGTTGGTCTACCCGCGGCTGCCAGCTGGGGCCAACATGCGAATTCCTCGTCTCAGTGACGATAAGCCTTCAGATAGCGGGCAGTGGGGCCTAAGGCTGGACTACTTCGCCGAAGCGCTGAACAGCACCGAATTCGCCTTCTACGTGATGAACTATCACAGCCGTCTGCCCTATACCAACGCCGCCACTGCCGACTATTCGAAACGGCCCGGAAGCGGATTCTTCCTGCCCGGGGTCACCAACAACCCGGCTTATGGAGGCAGCATCGCCAATCCCTTGGCCCAGGCACCGCTCTATCAGATGGCCTTCCCAGAAGATATCCGCCTGTACGGGCTGAGCTTCAACACCTCGGGTCCCTGGGGAATTTCCTTAGCCGGTGAGATAAGCCACAGGCCCAACCAGCCGATTGCCATCAACGGCCAGGACTTTCTCTATGCCAGCGGTTTTCTCGATACCGAGTCGCCCATCGTCGATGAACTATTCGGCCTGGACATCGTGACCCCGGGCACCGGTCCCATCCTTGCTAAAGCCGCAGGTCTCTATGGAAAGCAAGTACAGGGTTACCAGCGCAAACCTGTGAGCCAGCTGCAATTGACCGCCATGCAAACCTTCAGCGACATCTGGGGCGCGGAGAACCTGCTGCTGATGGCCGAGGTCGGGGCCGTGCATGTGGCTGACCTGGAACCGGTGCAAACCATTGCCTACGGGCGCGATGCGGTCTACGGCTCTGGCGTGGAAGGCACCGCCATCGCCTGCAAGAACCCGGCGCTGAACAAAGACTATTGCCGGCTTGATGGCTACACCACGCCGTGGTCCTGGGGCTATGCCGCTCGGGCCAACCTGACCTACAGCAACCTGCTACCAGGCACCGTGGTCACCCCGTCGCTGGCCTGGCGCCATGATGTCAAAGGCTACGCGCCCTCTCCGGCACCACAGTTCATCGAGGGTCGCCAGGCCGTCACGCTAGCCGTGAACTTCGATTATCAAAATCGGTACAACGCGGCGCTCAGTTACACCGACTTCTTTGGGGGCGACTTCAACCCACAGACTGACCGGGACTTCATCTCATTCACCCTTGGCGCCAAGTTCTGA
- a CDS encoding DUF1329 domain-containing protein, with translation MDRTLADPYSTEQMLQRIDSSNMAPFAKWLSPGTQAMLHQYPQSFYLQLYPTHRSAAYPESILQQSRQNATQISLNASGSGLEGGYASGVPFPIPQRAEEVIWNHVTRYRGGAVMRETHRMPVQTDGSYQASLIRQTQVFATHVKDNTPDSNILFYFIGQTLAPARLAGNIALIHEPLDQLRTPRQAWSYNAGQRRVRRAPTLAYDSPQNSAEGLATSDNMDMYNGAFDRYNWTLKGKRELLIPYNNYHLHGKGLKYAQIIQPAHINSGYIRYERHRVWEIEGELKPGQRHIYQKRTFFIDEDTWQIALADHYDARGELWRVSTAYQMNFYNDLVPWMTAEATHDLQSRRYLLSGLSNEVKREASFGHEALRQDFKPDALRRLGGKN, from the coding sequence ATGGACCGAACGCTGGCTGACCCCTATAGCACCGAACAGATGCTGCAACGCATCGACTCCAGCAATATGGCGCCGTTCGCCAAATGGCTGAGCCCCGGCACCCAAGCGATGCTCCACCAGTATCCGCAGAGCTTTTACCTGCAGCTGTATCCCACACACCGTAGCGCGGCCTACCCCGAGTCCATCCTGCAGCAGAGCCGTCAGAATGCTACCCAGATCAGCCTCAATGCCAGTGGTAGTGGCCTGGAGGGCGGCTACGCCAGTGGCGTGCCATTTCCGATTCCGCAGCGGGCCGAAGAGGTCATCTGGAACCATGTCACCCGCTACCGCGGCGGCGCTGTCATGCGCGAGACGCATCGTATGCCAGTGCAAACTGACGGCAGTTATCAGGCCAGTCTCATCCGCCAGACCCAGGTCTTTGCCACCCATGTCAAAGACAACACCCCGGACAGCAATATCCTCTTCTACTTCATCGGCCAGACCCTGGCTCCTGCCCGCCTGGCCGGCAATATCGCCCTGATTCACGAGCCCCTTGATCAGTTACGTACGCCCCGTCAGGCCTGGTCCTACAACGCCGGACAGCGGCGTGTGCGCCGCGCTCCGACACTGGCCTACGACTCCCCACAGAACAGCGCGGAAGGCCTGGCAACTTCAGACAACATGGATATGTACAACGGTGCGTTCGACCGCTACAACTGGACCCTCAAAGGCAAACGGGAGCTGTTGATTCCCTACAACAATTACCACCTGCACGGCAAAGGCCTGAAATACGCTCAGATCATCCAGCCCGCCCACATCAACAGCGGCTATATACGTTACGAGCGGCATCGGGTCTGGGAGATTGAAGGTGAGCTCAAACCTGGCCAGCGCCACATCTATCAGAAGCGCACCTTCTTCATCGATGAAGACACCTGGCAAATTGCCCTGGCGGATCACTATGATGCTCGCGGAGAGCTCTGGAGAGTATCGACCGCCTACCAGATGAACTTCTACAACGACCTGGTGCCATGGATGACCGCTGAGGCCACACATGACCTGCAGTCGCGCCGCTACCTGCTGAGCGGTCTGAGCAACGAAGTCAAGCGCGAAGCCAGCTTCGGCCATGAGGCTCTGCGCCAAGACTTCAAGCCAGATGCCTTGCGCCGCTTGGGTGGGAAGAACTGA
- a CDS encoding LysR family transcriptional regulator, translating into MNIELRHLRHALALAEHGNFARAAEALHLSQPALTRSLQALEAQVGEQLFDRSHREVTPTTMGELLLQHARQLLLHAQDLQRDLQLARGLEQGELRVGVGPFAGAALVAPVLAILNRAHPGVHLEVVLAPWQELPARLQRREIDLLVADLHEIEDDPSYTIQALGEHHTLPMCRAGHPLLEHPEPSLEMLLKYPLAGPNLPEDIREQLLKRLPRALQNTWREQWKLAITCDSSAILKQLLQGCEALAILPWFMVEDELRRGDLQALRSLDPGLRGRFGIARLRGRRLSLAAQCFIEVLLAHDATVRQRQDAWLAR; encoded by the coding sequence ATGAATATAGAGCTCCGTCACCTGCGTCATGCCTTGGCCCTGGCCGAACATGGCAACTTTGCCCGCGCCGCAGAGGCGCTGCACCTCTCCCAACCGGCGCTGACCCGCAGCCTGCAAGCGCTGGAAGCGCAGGTTGGCGAGCAGTTGTTTGATCGCAGCCACCGCGAAGTGACCCCCACTACGATGGGCGAGCTGCTATTGCAGCATGCCCGGCAACTGCTGCTGCACGCCCAGGACTTGCAGCGTGACCTGCAATTGGCGCGCGGCCTGGAGCAAGGTGAGTTGCGTGTGGGAGTAGGTCCGTTTGCCGGCGCCGCGCTTGTCGCCCCGGTGCTGGCCATCTTGAACCGCGCGCACCCCGGCGTGCATTTGGAGGTGGTGCTGGCACCCTGGCAAGAACTGCCCGCGCGTTTGCAACGCCGGGAAATAGATCTGCTGGTGGCCGACTTGCACGAGATCGAAGACGACCCCAGCTATACGATACAAGCCCTTGGTGAGCACCACACGCTGCCAATGTGCCGCGCCGGTCATCCCTTGCTTGAGCACCCCGAGCCTAGTCTGGAGATGCTGTTGAAGTATCCACTGGCCGGACCCAACCTTCCCGAGGATATTCGCGAGCAGCTGCTCAAGCGCCTACCTAGAGCCTTGCAGAACACCTGGCGTGAGCAGTGGAAGCTGGCCATCACCTGCGATAGCTCGGCCATTCTCAAGCAGCTCCTGCAGGGCTGTGAGGCGCTGGCGATATTGCCTTGGTTTATGGTGGAAGACGAACTGCGGCGCGGCGACTTGCAGGCTTTACGCAGCCTTGACCCTGGCCTGCGTGGGCGTTTCGGGATTGCTCGTCTGCGCGGCAGGCGCCTATCACTGGCTGCGCAATGCTTCATCGAGGTGCTTCTGGCCCATGATGCCACCGTGCGCCAGCGCCAAGATGCTTGGTTGGCCCGTTAG